A region of Epinephelus fuscoguttatus linkage group LG1, E.fuscoguttatus.final_Chr_v1 DNA encodes the following proteins:
- the ccdc174 gene encoding coiled-coil domain-containing protein 174: MDKKKKPFDVTASSLVDLKAELYRKQEQFKQDKLGHENAGAAGVASKSKVKKPNVWSKQNAGVSARAEKDAEQLAEEQVNLDTSRRKLEEKAKLYEQMTKGDFPDEEAEGLFLVDFTQKIIDKKRETLAQKEREQDDEERDNLSPVPPPQTPDEEWVDYVDSLGRSRRCMKKDLPGFQKMDLDLKGKGKPSADLLSEDMRRELQRQEWEREEEEAMKRPVGPIHYEDIRGQEARDLGVGYFAFAQDEEQRRKQRETLDMLRDQTTDQRTKREQLKEKRQAILQARLAKVRQRKMKKAKLDGTEEEQKEEENKGEEDESELIGPPPPPEDSPEVSTLKKVVVEIQERKDTRPGVPHVREWDRGKEFMFSEWKTRLRDERDSEFAPPSAYFTKEKSQRPGKTNFQSKSEMSFKWTKGPGGISESKEEPQSQPKTAPPPPQPQQNPPPPSQPQASSQSSPLDHPADSAPVSAPPFNPQYAPPPFYPPFPPPQFAGPPHLRPPFPPQYPPQYPPQYPPQYPPQYPPQYPSQYPPQHPPQLQSQSQPQQTPQSVDPSQAQQPEQSLDDMLSFYRNTS, from the exons ATGGATAAAAAGAAGAAACCCTTCGATGTGACCGCTTCATCG CTGGTGGATCTTAAAGCTGAACTGTACCGAAAGCAGGAGCAGTTCAAGCAGGATAAACTTGGGCATGAAAatgctggtgctgctggagtTGCATCAAAATCCAAAGTCAAG AAACCTAATGTCTGGAGCAAACAAAATGCTGGTGTTTCAGCAAGAGCTGAGAAAGATGCAGAGCAGCTGGCTGAGGAGCAGGTCAACCTGGATACATCAAG GCGCAAGTTGGAAGAAAAAGCCAAACTCTACGAGCAAATGACAAAAGGAGACTTTCCAG ATGAAGAGGCAGAGGGGCTGTTCCTGGTCGATTTCACCCAGAAGATCATTGACAAGAAGAGAGAAACACTTGCACAAAAGGAAAGAGAACAAGATGATGAGGAAAGAGACAACTTGTctcctgtccctcctcctcaAACCCCAGATGAAGAATG GGTGGATTATGTGGACTCTTTAGGCCGATCTCGCAGATGCATGAAGAAAGACCTGCCAGGTTTTCAGAAAATGGACCTAGACCTTAAAGGAAAAGG GAAACCCTCAGCCGACTTACTCTCCGAGGACATGCGTCGAGAGCTGCAGAGGCAGGAGTGGgaaagggaggaagaggaggctaTGAAGAGGCCTGTGGGACCCATCCACTATGAGGATATCAGGGGACAAG AGGCTCGGGATCTCGGTGTGGGTTACTTTGCGTTCGCTCAAGATGAAGAGCAGCGCAGAAAGCAGAGAGAAACACTGGACATGCTCAGAGACCAG ACCACAGATCAGCGCACTAAAAGAGAACAGCTGAAGGAAAAGAGGCAGGCCATCCTGCAGGCCCGACTGGCCAAGGTGAGGCAGAGGAAGATGAAAAAGGCCAAGCTTGATGGCACTGAGGAGGagcagaaagaggaggagaacaaag GGGAGGAGGATGAAAGTGAATTAATAGGACCCCCACCTCCGCCAGAGGACTCCCCGGAGGTCAGCACACTGAAGAAGGTGGTAGTGGAGATCCAGGAAAGGAAGGACACCAGACCAGGAGTTCCTCATGTCAGAGAATGGGACAGAGGCAAAG AGTTTATGTTTAGTGAGTGGAAAACTCGGCTTCGTGATGAGCGAGATTCAGAATTTGCACCTCCCTCTGCCTACTTTACTAAGGAGAAGAGTCAAAGGCCAGGGAAGACTAACTTTCAGAGTAAATCTGAGATGTCCTTCAAGTGGACCAAAGGCCCAGGAGGAATCTCTGAGAGCAAAGAGGAGCCACAATCTCAACCTAAGactgctcctccacctccccaacCTCAACAAAATCCTCCACCTCCTTCACAACCACAGGCCTCATCGCAGTCATCACCTTTAGATCACCCAGCAGATTCAGCGCCCGTGTCTGCTCCTCCTTTTAACCCCCAGTATGCCCCTCCTCCATTTTATCCtccatttcctcctcctcagtttGCTGGACCACCTCACTTGCGTCCTCCATTTCCCCCACAGTACCCACCTCAGTATCCTCCCCAGTACCCACCCCAGTATCCTCCCCAGTACCCACCCCAGTATCCTTCCCAGTATCCACCTCAGCATCCACCTCAGCTGCAGAGCCAGTCTCAGCCTCAGCAGACCCCCCAGTCTGTAGACCCCAGCCAGGCCCAGCAGCCTGAACAGAGTCTGGACGACATGCTGTCCTTCTACAGGAACACTAGCTGA